Within Quercus lobata isolate SW786 chromosome 5, ValleyOak3.0 Primary Assembly, whole genome shotgun sequence, the genomic segment gagagaaaataaaatcttttctatcctcccacttttctatccactcttcattttctatcctcccacttttccatccttccaaCCAAATGCACCTTTAGGGATTTTACAATTAATCAAGCAGTCAAGAACAGCTGAGCAGACAACCTCTCCAATCAGAGACCAGAAAGATTgataaaaagggggggggggggttggcaTACCGTCTGGGCCTGAGGCTGTGATGGGTTCCATCTGCTTAAGGGCAGATTCAACTTCATCCTTTAAGAAAGGCTTGAGTAGTTTTGCATTCATTTCCTTTGTAACAGTGGGTTTGACTACCTACATGACTTCAAAAAATTCCGTGGGATGAGATGAGGTAAACAGGGAGTGGTAATAATCATAGGTTATGTCTTTGATCTGACTGTCTTCAGTGCACCAAGCATTGAAGGAGGTTCTTAACCCTGAGATCCTATTCCTTCAAAACCTGTGTGAGGCTTTGCTGTGAAAATAGCTTGTATTACGGTCACCACACTTCAAGAAAAGGGCTCTCGAATGTTGCTGCCACATCTGACTCTCTTTAACCAGAAGATCATTGATTTTTGCCCTCAATGATTTAACCACTTTGTAATCCACTTCCCCTTTGGCTGCTGCTATCTAGGCTTTGGAaagcatttttcctttaatCTCAATTTGCTTCTTGATACATCCGAATGATTGATGACTCCAATCTGAGAGCTTTTTCCCAcagatttttattttccctGCGATCAGCGCCATGGTAGCATTTTGAGAGGTTGTCCCCCCAAGCAGTGTTAACAGTATCATTGCATCCTCTGTCACGAAGCCACATTTGCTGAAATTTGAATGGGCAGTTCGGACGAGGAGCTATCCCCTCCGGTTTAATTAGGATGGCTTTATGGTTTGAGGAATGAGTAGGAAGGTGCTGAACCTTTGTGCCCGGGTTGAGGGAGAACCATCCATTGGTAGCAACTGCCCTGTCAAGCCGTTCAAGTACTAACCCACCAGAACACTTACCCCTCCATGTGaattcctccccccccccccacacataTCCTAGATCCATGAAGCCACACTCATCTAGAACATCCTGAAAAGCCTTCATCAGAATCTCCTATCTGGGACCGAGGCCAAGCTTTTCATGCGACCAAAggatttcattaaaatcccctaCACACAACCACGAGAGAGAGTATTGACGGTGAAGATCGCGTAGCAAAGACCAAGTTCCATGCTTCCTGGCCGAGTCGGCAAAACTATAAATGCCCGTAAACCGCCATTGCTTGTTCAAGACTTCTCCGACGATGGCATCGATATGGTTTAGGGAGGAAGAGACCACAtctgtgatgccccaatttgattgattgtgtgatgtgtgtgggtgtgtgatgagtcccacatcgggtatttactgggttgaactgggctttattaacaactgcaaggagcctcaattgtgactagtccttttgaggtataacacagatgtggttagggtttttctttaggtcgttacatatggtattagagccgACCCGGTAATCTCGTGTGGGCTCaaagacactaccccacaaagtgggccttAACGAGgatgttagggatttaagtgggggagattttGATGctccaatttgattgattatgtgatgtgtgtgggtatgtgatgagtcccacatcgggtatttaccgggttgaactgggctttattaataaCTGCAAAGAgactcaattgtgactagtccttttgaggtatagcacagatgtggctagcgcttttccatGGGTCGTTACAACATCTATGTGTAAGGACTTATTTCAAAGTAGAGTTAAACAATTAGCCTTACCTACGTTGGGACCAATCCAACAATGATCGAATTTCAGTTCATCACATAATCGTCGTAGCCTAACTTCATCCGCTCATGTCTTGGCTAAAAACAGGGTAGCGAGATCTTGTGCCCGAGTGAGTACCTCGAGCTCTCAGACTGTGCATCGGTTCCCAAGCCCACACATGTTCCAGCATAGCCAATTCATTGTTCTCGGTAGGGTTGAAGATCAGTTGCCGCCACTCAGGGAAGATTTTCATCAGGGTTAGCACAATCAAGGATTTTGCGCTTAGTGGGAATGTAACTATCCAGAGGAGTAGGGGAAATGCTTTTGCCTAGGGATACATCAAGTATCTGATTGTCAATGAGGTGGGAGGGCCTTTGGATGCGAACCCATTTACCACCAAAATAGGCTTAAGTTTGCACTAAGTCTCCGAGTCAATGTTTAATAAGTCACGAAGGGGAATGGGCTGATTATTGGAACTTTCATTAACTGGGCCTGGTTGATGAGCTGGCTAAGGTTTGTTGACCAGATTTATGGTGGTAAATGAGTCTTTCAAACTCAGAGACGGTGGTGCTACCCTGTTAAAATGGTGAATATCTTGATCAATATCTTGAATTAATTGATCAAAGTTAACGGGGATCAAAGATTTCGGAGGGAAATCCTCCTTTGAGATCTCTGCTATCTTTAGGCGAATAAAATCCGAACAGTTAGAATTTTCATTACCCTGATTCTCGCTAATCACATTAATTCCCCTCGGTGGACAGGAGGTGGGTTCCAAGGTGCGTTGTTGAGCCACCATCGGTAGCTGAGAAAGTGAGTCGGCTGTGGATTAGGTAGGGTTGCTCGTCCTTTTCTTTGCAAAGAAACCAAGGATCGAGACTACATTTTTCCTTGAAGTGATGAAGGGGGGTGCCCGAAGCCAAGGACCAAATTGTTGGTCTTCGAGTTTGAGGGTGCCTTCGCTTTCAATCCAGGTCTTGCAATTTTTGTCATCGTGAGTAAGGCAACCACACCAATAGCATAGGTTGGGGAGACATTCATATTTGAAGGAGACCCAGTGCTCTTTGCCATCTTCTAGAGTGATGAGCCTTCCTCAACACAAAGGTTGAGAATATCAACCGAAACTCTCACTCTAATGAAGTTGCCTCCATCACAATCCAGAACTTCATTAGGGTGGAGTATCGTTACTACTGATTCACATATTTTTTCTGCGACCTCCTTGTTTCTGAAATGCAGCGGGATGACATAGACTTGAACCCAAAAAGAGACCTTAGTTAGATCTAATGCCTTCAAAGAGGCGTCCTTGTCGTAGTGAGATAGGACCATTAAGTGTTCCATAGCTCTGATGAAAGAATTCGATCAACATCTGTATTGTTatcaaaagagaaaaggatAACATGATCTCCAATGTTTTTGACCTTGAAACTCGATTTGGATCTCCAGAGGGGAGTGAAGGTGGTGGCAATGGCATCAATGTTTAGAGGATGTTTGGTTAGAAATCTTGCAGCAATTGCATGTTCAGTAATGGCTTGCTCTCTCTTCAAACATAGACTTAAGGTCCTCTTTGTCCGAGAGAGATAAGGAACTCCAGTTGGTATCCTTTTATCCTACAATTTCTTAGCAATTGAACAAAGAAAGGGAAGTTTCGCCTTGATTAAAAATAGTAACTGAAAATATTGGAATTAAATCGCATCGAGCTAGAGAAGCAATTACTAAATAGCAATAAAGCTATTGACAAAGGActcaaaacttgttttacaATTTTACCCGATCTAAAATTCTATGCTTaaactatatttatttttgaaagaaattgaagCTATCCATTATCCATCCTGTCTATAAATCATATACTTAATTACTATGTAATAAAAAGTTGAGTTTAAAAGTTATGGCTATTCTAAGTGACTGTACCAAATTGCAAAAGTTTTTTTAAGATGAAAGCAAGAGTTATTTTCTTAATGACCTATATCAATTTGGTCACATCTATACTTTTCAGCTCTTATCTGTAGATAAGGTTATCTTCTAATAAGTGTAGGATTCCATCTTTGAGTTTGACCAGATATTAGCATTTGTTGtttataacaatataaacatGACATTTGTTTCTAAAGGCAATTTGTGATATTAAGATGACCggatattaatattttatcaaatcACAAATAAAGGCAACAGAGGTCAGTGattctcaattttcttttgtttttttgataggagcttttccttttttattaattgtcaGTGCTATAGAAATAGTGTTGTGTTTAATTATCGAATAAGTTCTCAAAGGATTGATGTAATAAATGTTTCATTCGATTTCTTCTATgttgttttagatttaattttaattttaattttagttttgtcaTAGGAGACACttaatatgtgtgtgtatgaatGATGTCAAGAACgtaaaaattacatatttttaagcAACAGTGAGGAAAATTCTAAATGGTATTACTTaaacaaattatacattatataatATGACAAAACCGTACGAGAATTTAACTagtatattataaaagttgaaTCCTACAATGGGTAAATGCACAAAACGATGACAGGTAGCACAACTTTCTACCTATTTAGAATGATGTGGGCTAATAGTATCACATAGCAAGTAGCAATTTGTCCTAATATGTTGTATTTAGTACTCTTAAATGTAATGGTGcatgtatatattatttactaatcattttgttttatttttctattaaatatCATTTGACcatttgatatatataaatatatatatatatttctattaaaaaattaactttttataatTATCTAATTGTATATActaattaaaaggaaaaaaaaaaaaaaaaaaaaaacttacttactattatatctaaaagttgagtTGTTTATATAACAACTATTGTTGTCTACTTTGGTCCAGTATTGGACTAATTAGgccttaaattgattctttttttagATTATCTACTTCAACTtgggttcattttttttttttggggtaaaaaatatagaaaaattagatattaaaattagagatatgggccctaaaaaaatataaatgataaatattcaaaagataatcttaaaattcaagttttaataATATAGGCCTTATACTTAAATTttggaaagaaaggaaaatgttacAATTCTAAagttatataataatttaaacttattgtAACATGTTACATATTTTCCATGAAAtgcaaatgtaatttttttttttaatattcttggatctattaaaattagaaaattgattatggtatatttaaaaaaatcatttttaataatatcttctccatttatataaaacaatattataattatgtaatttaaatatatttactaaattaaaattatatatatatatatatttttttttttgttgttgaattcaaaatatattatatgttcCATTACATAAactttataaaaatagaaaatactttaaataataattaggTAATTAAGCCACTGAGGCTTTACAAAGACACTAGACTAAAGGAATATAAACAGACCAACAAAACACTAACAGACCCTTGATTAGTTCGGTTACAACCAACAAACAAAcgaaaaccacaaaaaaagaaaaaagaaaaaagaagctaatTGGTTCTTGTCAAACATGAAGTACAGGGATTTTCCACACTTATTTcttgaaaagaaacaaatttgtCAGCCTTAAAGCCCATTGAGTCCCAGAAGAAGCATTGAAACAAAAACGTGGGAAACTCCTTTCTTTGCCAAAAGACCAGCTCACCCATTAGAGTTAACATGCATTTTTGCATGAACGAAACTTTTTGGCTAGCTATAAATAATAACAGgaactaaacaataataaaagacCAACGTGAATCTTAATTGAAAATTAAGGACTATAAGAAACTAAATGATGATGATGCAAGGCTCACAAATGCTATAAAATTGAATGAATAGAAGAAACTGAATGaatagaaaaattacaaaatatccaTTTGCAATCACAAGTTTCAATCGCTAGAGTGACATTACTCTTTTATTTTCCCTGGATGTCGTCATTAGGATTTAAACTTAATCACTTCCCAGTTTTCATTTACAACATTGCCTTCTAAACAGGGAGGTATTGTCTATCTAAGGCTGAGGCAGATTATCATTATCATGGGGTGCAAGGTTTGCATAAGGCACCATATCTCCATTAGGTTGAAAGCCATTCCAAGTTCCTATATTTAGGATTGGGAATGCTCCATAATCAACTCCATTGGGCTCAAAAGTTGGAACCTCATATCCGTAAGGGTGCAACCATGTAGCACCCCCATAAAATGGTGCACCAAAATAAATCCATGAAGCATTCCCGTAAGACAATGCACATATAggagaataaaaatcaaaataaggAGCATAATGATGATAATAAGGAGCATTAGGCACATAACCAAGACTACTAGAACTTAAGACTGTATTGTTCCAATGATAAGAGAATATTTGACTATGATTCATGTCCTTCGGTTCAGCCCTCTTAACTGAAGAGAAATCAAGAACaatacaagaaagaagaaaagcacagagagaaaagaggaagaagaaaagaaaatttgtggagaaatttcTGTTCTAATTTCAATACTGCAATATCGGTTACAGACCCCAATATATAGGGATTAACCATTTTCGTATAATGTGGAATACCCTAACTAACATAGCTCAGATGCTAACACGTGGACAAGAGCATAGGATGCTGACACTTGGACTCTAAACTGTAACAAACTTATACTACATGTAGTTTCATAGTTTCATAGCTAAGCTACAGGTCGTGTAGACTCTGCCTTGAACTCAGTCTCTGGCTTTACATCCCTCCTCAAATTGAGGGGAGGAACTCCCATCAGGTTGGAAACAAAAGCTTGAAACTTAGGAGAAGAAAGAGCCTTAGTGAAGATATCAGCCAATTGATCATGAGTAGAAATGAAATGAACCTATAACTCTTTAGCCATAACTTTCTCTCGGATATAATGGTAATCCACCTTAATATGCTTGGTACGATCATGGAAGACAGGGTAGCTAATGCCAGAGTAGACACATTATCACACCACAACAAAGGAGGCAAAGACAAATAAACACCCAAATCCCTAAGAATTTGCCTAATCCAAGACAGCCCTGCAGTAGTAGAAGCTAAAGCCCTATACTCAGCTTCAGTAGATGATCTAGCAATTGTCAACTGCTTTTTAGCAGACCAAGTGACAGGGGAGTTGCCCAAAAACACCACCATGCTAGTGATAGACTTTCTGTCAAGAGGATCACCAACTCAGTCAGCATCACAATAAGTTGAGAGGGCTAAGGAACTTGGATGAAAATTAATACCAAGGTGCAAAGTACCTTTAAGATACCTAAGAATCCTTTTAACTGCCATCAAATGGTATTAGGTAGGCTGACTCATGAATTGACGTGCTTGCTGAACAAAATAAGAGAGATCAGGCCTAGTAAAAGTTAAATACTGCAAGGCACCAACCGTGCTCCTGTAGGAAGTTGGATCAGCAAGTAAGGGACTAGACTGAGAACTTATATGCACAGTGGGTGAACAAGGAGTAAGACAAGGCTTGCAATCTAGCATATTAAACTTGGTGAGCAAATCCgtagcatatttagattgatgCACAAATAGACCTTGAGATGTGTATTCAATCTGGAGACCAAGAAAGAATCTAAGTGGACCAAGATCCTCCAAATCAAAAATAGCACTAAGATTGGTGATAAGCTAATCAATGAAAGAAGCATCACTACCATTAAtaatgatatcatcaacataaagaagaagGTAAACCACAATTGGACCATGATGTAAGATAAAGAGGTTACTGTCAACAAAAGAGGCATGAAACCCAATGTGAAACAGCTGAGTGGTGAAGCTCTCAAATCGGGCTCTAGGGGCCTGTTTCAGTCCATAAATGGCCTTATGAAGAAGGCAGACATGAGAAGGATGGGCAGGATCAACATATCCAGGAGGTTAAGACATAAAAACCTCTTCATAAAGCACCCCATGAAGAAAAGCATTAGAGACATCTAATTGCTTCAAAGACCAATTGTGTTGCACAGCCAAAGCCAAGATGATCCTCACAGTAGCTGGTTTTACCACAGGACTAAAAGTCTCCTCATAGTCCAATCCATATTGCTGTAAGAACCCTTTGGCCAcaagtttggccttgtacctagCAATAGCTCCATCACTACCCCTCTTAACCTTATAAACCATTTTATAAGAAACCACATTTTTACCAGCTGGAAGAGGGACCAAAGTCCAAGTATTCTATTTTAACAGAGAAGCATATTCAGAGTCCATAGCTGCAACCTATTGTGGATGCAAAGAAGCAACACTAAAAGTAGGAGGTTCAACCTGAGTATAATTCCTCACAACTCTGTAAGCTTTAGGCTTGAAAATACCATGTTTGGATCTGATAAGCATGTGATGGGTATTAGGATTAGAGGTGGACACGGACTGAGTAAGAGGGATAGTGTTAGACACGGACTGAGTAAGAGGAATAGGGTCAGTAGGAGCAGAATCAGTAGAAATAGGGTCATGGACTGAAGAGGCATGACTAGACACATTAAAGGACACCTCGGGTACAGCAACAGAATTatgaaaagaaggaaaaacaaCTGACACAACAGATAAAGGATCAGGGTACATCAATAATCACTTTAAGTCTTTTTGTTTGGACAATGGCATTCAACATCAGTTGTCTTGCCCTTATACACCTCAGCAGAATGGTGTAGCTAAGAGGAAGCATAGACAGATTATTGAAAGTGGTCTTTCTATGCTTCATCAATCTAAACTTCCATCTTCCTATTAGTGTTATGGCTTTAGTACTGCCACTTATCTAATCAATAAGGTTCCCTCTTTTGTCCTTCAGTTTAAATCTCCTTGGGAAAATTTGTTTCAATCTCCACCTTCTCTACAGTCCTTGAAAACCTTTGGCTGTGCTTGCTTTCCCCTCATTAGGCCTTATTTAGATCATAAACTTCAACCAAGGTCTACTCAATGTATCTTCCTAGGGTATCCTCCTTTAACCAAGGGTTATATCTGTTTGACCCTCAGTCACagaaaatttatattagaaCTCATGTCATTTTCCATGAATCTGACTTTCCAGGCTTACCTACTTCTTTACCCACTTCTTCCAACAATTCTAATGTTACTTGTCCTTCATTTGATCTTTGGTTGTCCACTCTTTTGCCCATCAGTTCTAAGGGTTTTAATTTTAGACCCAAACTAAGTTTCAACAAGAGCTTTAAAGTGTAGAAAGACTGTAAACACTtcagatttatttttaagaagGAACAACCAGGTAAATCTAATgaaatcataaacaaaaatgacaTAGAATCTATAGCCAAGTACAGAAGTCATAAGGGTAGGACCCCAAATATCACTGTGGACAAGTTGTAAAGGGGAAGTACTGGACATTTCATGATGAAAAAAGAAGTTTGTGCATTTTAGAACTTATGCATTATTTACATTGAGAATAAATGTCATAATTTACAGAAACTGAAACATTACTAGGAAAGGAAGCTAAAGCAAATTGAAGAAGCTTGGAACAAGGGTGACCAAGCCTTTGATGCCACGGCATTGCTTGACTCGTGACAGCATGCTTGACTGAAGAGTTGAAAGTAAGGGATGAAGGAAAACCAAGAGCTGTTGAGAGTGGAGAAGAAAGTGGGATTGGGTAGACACCATCCTTACTCAGACCTTGATAAAGAACCTTCCTCGTAGGTAAATCCATAATTAAGAACTGATTtgcatcaaaataacaaaaggcATTGTTTTGTAAACAAAGTTTATGGATAGACAACAAGTTTGAAGCTAAAGTAGGAACCCTAAGAATATTATCTAAACGGAATTTATGAGAAGAAGTAACAAGCTTACCATTTCCAACATGAGTGACAGGTAATTCTTACCCATTGCCAACAGTGACAGTCTCATGACCTGAAGTAGCTTGAGATAGTAATGAAAGTTGGGACAGATCAAGGGTTACATGATCAGAACACCCTGTATCAATAAGCCAATTAGAAGTAGATGTTGAAGCAAAATTTGTAGTAGCAGCCATTGAACTAGCTGCCATAGAAGCTAACTTGGCTGGAGTATGTCTGCCTTGATAGGCAAAATTCATGCTGTACGGCACCTAACGGCCAAGTTcatattgggccttggaccaTGAATCAATGATGTGGGCCAAGGGTCCAACTTTCATATCAACAAGAGCCCCGGCCCAAACCCACAAATAACTACCAATCTGAACTGAGTGTTGTCCGGACACTTAAAAGGCGGACTGCATACGCCCCGCTCACAGGCTGCTCGGGAAACCATTTCCGGGCACTATGTACATGCTCGGTCACATTTCCCGGTCATATCGCCATTTAAGTGCCCGGCAGAACCTTAGGAAACTCCGCTGCCGAACACATTTACTGAAGTGGGAACCGTTCCCAAAGCCACTCATacctaaaaatccacttaaGTTCATCAACATCGGACCTTTCTTTGCACTAAGGGAGAAGGTAATGATGATCACCCCATTAACaaaggctataaataggagaaacgAATGGATAGTTAGGGGATGCAATTctgaggaaagaaaagagtgagTGAGATTGAGAGGAGATAacattgagaaagagagaaaattgatcTCATTGGGTCCCTTAGCCTAGGACAACCCAAGGTAGGATACCCAGACCCACcagataaataaattgtgagctcAAATAGTGGTTTGGCCCAGCAAGCCTGTCTTTGGAGCCTACACATGCGATGATAGCAATCTAAGGCAGTGTGACCATTCTTGCCACAAATCTGACATGTAGGCCTTGAATTAGGAAAACTCTGCCCTGGAGCTTGACTTGTGGGAGTACCAGAACTAGGCTTGGATTGAAATCAAGGAAATTGAGAAGAATTAGAGGTATTTCCAGGGAAATGACTAGCATTAAACCCAAAATTAGAATGGCTAGAAGATTGACCATTATTAAACCCAAATTGAGGACCAAAAATGTTGAATCCTCTGCCACGACCTCTTTGATTACCATTTCTACCTCTCCCTCTATTATTATTCTGGTTAAACCCACTCTGAAGCATCATGGCCATAGTTGTCTCTCTAGACTCAGATTTCTTCTTAATAGCTCATTCTTCAACATTCAGTAAAATATTTAATTCTTCTAGTGAAAACACATCATTACGAGTTCTAATTGCAGAGCAAAAGGCATCATATTCATGAGGCAAAGCTTCTAAAACTAAATGTATAAGTTCTTCTTCATCAATGAACACAACAACAGAACTAAGTTTATCTCTAGCTTCCTTAAATCTTTGAAAGAAAGTATCGATGCTCTTAGGACCTTTCTTAATGCTTAGCAATTCgtgttgggttttgtggagcctagttgtgtttgattcGATTGATGACCCGACTCGACTCgaaaattttttggcctgttttGTAGCCTATTGTAAATCTTGTGCGCAGGATATAGAAACCgtttttggtgattagggtttggTTGTTGTCATTCTTGAGAGACTAAAAACACAGTAGctgcactttgtattttttcctaataatagtgaaatccctgcaactccgtggacatAGGCAAATtaccgaaccacgtaaatattgtcttgtgcgtgtgattgttttctttaatgtgtgttttctctattttttgtttctcacaggttgggaatttGGGTTAATTCCCTACAATTCATTCCTTAGACTTAAGACATGAGATCGAGATACAAAAGCAAACCACTTTTCAAGAACTTGCCAAACTCCTTTAGCAGATTTCTGACCCACAGTGATGGCTAGAACTGACTACTGAGGGAGATAGAGTGGAGTTGATGAAGGTGAATAGAGCTTGCTCTATGTTTCTCCAATTGACAAACTCAGGATTTGACTCCCTTGTGAAATTTCCAGCACTATCTTTCAGAAATGGATCAAGAGCTTCACACGACTCATTCACAAAACCAATCATGGAATATGCTTCCAAAATCACAACAATCTGATGCTTCCATATCATATAGTTGGTAAAATCGAGCTTGACTGTCATCATGCTCACCATGTTTGATAAAAGTAACAACGATGGATTTACAATCTGAGTGATGGAAGTGGTTGTAGTGGAAAGGGTTGTAGAGGAACTAGAGCTTGGAGCAAAAGCCATTAATggtgctctgataccatgaagaGAAATCAAGAACaatacaagaaagaagaaaagcacagagagaaaagaggaagaagaaaagaaaatttgtggagaaatttttgttctaatttCAATACTGCAATATCGGTTACAGACCTCAATATATAGAGATTAATCACTTCCATATAATGTGGAATACCTTAACTAACATAGCTCAGATGCTGACATGTGGACAAAAGCATAGGATGCTGACACTTGGACTCTAAACTGTAACAAACTTATACTACATGTAGTTTCATAGTTTCATAGCTAAGCTACAGGTCGTGTAGACTCTGCCTTGAACTAAGTCTCTGGCTTTACATTAATCTCCACAAGCTTATTTTTCAGTTCATATAAACTTTTCTGCAATAGATTATTCACAACATCCTCTGAATCAAAAGTAACAAATCCAAAGCCCCTTGGTCTGTGGGTTTCTTTGTCATGTATCACCACAGCATCAATAATCGTGCCAAAACTCCCAAAGTAATTCTTGAAATCTTCCTCATTAAGTGGAAGACCTCCTACAAAAATCTTCTTATTACTAGTACTAGTTCCATTACTGTGCTCTTCAGAGTGGATAGTCTGATTTTGGTTCCTCTCATTACCTCTAGGTTTTGCTGGTTTCACATCTACCTGTACAATTAGATTGGCATACATATATACTCAATGAAACAAAAGTCGTAAAGAAAAtcactaataataaaaagaaaacccaatatACCATAAATTAAGAGATTAGTGCAGAAagatacaaaaacaaatataatatattttaccattttacaACACTAAACAAGAAAAATCAAACGTTAATATAGGAGGAATTCATAGAATTACAATACACAAACAAGTTTTTATTTCAAGATTCTCAAAatgttgtttgaaaataaattttcttctatttgtAGAAGGCTAGGAAGCTTGGACATGGCAAAATTGCCAATGTATTGGTGTCGGACACATATCCAATATACCGACACATATCTGACACAAGAAGTAtgcaaaaaatcaattttttttttttttttaaaattcagttGTTTCATTTTGATGttgaatgttatttatttgGACTCTTTTTATGGGTGTCTAGTTTATTTGAATTCTTTTGTTCGtactttaaacaatattttactgtctttaaatcaattttatatatatatatatatatatatatatatattcaaacatTGCATTATTGTTGCATacttttttaaatccaaaataaacataatttattctaaatatgaaatatatatatatctaaaaataaatattaattaattgtcatatccttcatatatatttttcaaaaaatatcataCCATCGTATTATGTATCATGTCCGTGCTACATAGGTAG encodes:
- the LOC115989378 gene encoding heterogeneous nuclear ribonucleoprotein 1-like, translating into MESEKRRSFVGEISWETSEATLREHFSKYGEVEDTLLITRTGHGRGFGIVSFKDPDMANQALQDQHVILDRKVDVKPAKPRGNERNQNQTIHSEEHSNGTSTSNKKIFVGGLPLNEEDFKNYFGSFGTIIDAVVIHDKETHRPRGFGFVTFDSEDVVNNLLQKSLYELKNKLVEINVKPET